The sequence GTTGTCTAGTGGTGATTTGTTTCTAATTgtatgtaataatgtttacagTTGTATTTGAATTGTGCTAATAAAATATGTTAAAGGGAGTTCATTTTTGTTGACTTCGTCTTGAATCTGAATGGAACTATCATCTATTCTGCGCAATGAAGAGAGGTCCCCAAGTTTCAAGTGGAGAAAATGATGAGTATCCTTGAACACGTCATGTCACGAGGAGTTATGACCGAGGCCAATATTTAAATGCAACAcgtcgaatttatttttatttaacaTAGTTTATTTCAAGCAAGATAAAGTTACAATTAATTATATCAACAATAACATTAGAAATGGACAGAAGTGACTGAGAGAGGTCATTTCTAAACtctgatcatcatcatcgtaacCAATGTGAGAAATTAACTAAAACTTACGCGATTCGCTCGCATTAAGTacaaatgattgaattaattgaatacaTCGAATGCTGGTTACAAATCGTATTAAAATTCATCGAATTGGAAAAAactgaagatgaaaattaCAAGttgtgaagatgatgattacaTGTGAAGGATGAGAAAATGTTTCGAGCCTCTCTCAGTTTACATAATCACGTGTACATAGGAcgagaattaatcgtaataaaaAGTCAAGTTTGTTGACGATGATTTAACTTCAATAAAAACCGTTCCTtcaaaacaacaacaataattataattataataataataatacaggACATTGCTTTTCTTATTCATTGACTCGACATGTCTTGCGTTTCTCGCCTTGGTCacataaaaacaaacataatTGTGTTAACAAACCCAAAAATCGCTAGTACAGTACTTATTGCActtatcacttataaaaaacagtgttttatcattatgttattcattttacAGCATGGTAACAATACAACACATcattgatgtttttatttgtcaACAAAAGAAATATCACAATATTGCCACGATCTAGgcttcatttcataagtattAATAaacgtttttaatttttactaGTTTCATTAGTTAAAACATATCGTTAAATGACTGTAAGGTAGATATCATCGTACGTCGTAGTGTTATCATCAAAAAGTGGTCCTGCGAATCAATGCCCTTGGAAACGATGGTGGATGGATATTATTCCACAACATTTAACAGATGTTCCTCCATATTACATGTACGACATGGCACATGTacataattgattaattaccCCAAACAATGATTGTCCCAGCTTGAGATGATGGCATTACATTTAACATTAAGCCGGTTTTTAACAATGTTTTCTATCATTGAGTCTGTTTAGTTCATCAACGATTGAACATCATCATGAATAAAGAAATTGTAAAATCCCGACCCTGATAATCATCATACAGCTGAAATCCCGTTCCCGTGAGAAATATAATTGAAAACATCTAAACCCCTAGTTATAATTCATATCTAGATAATAACATGAAGTGTGTGTTATATAATACTATAATATTAAGCTGCGCGTTAGCTTTAAGCTTTAGCAGGCACAGTGTAAGCTCGTTTATGGTAGAGGCCAAAAGAAGTGCGATGAGGATGCCTCATAAGCTTATACTTAGATTCTGTGATTtagaaatctgaaaaaataaagTTGTTAAATGAGTAAGTGGCAAGTATTTCAAAAGGTGAGGACTGACAGAGTATATGACAAGTATTTGATGTCAGAAATATCTTCTTCAGTGTTTTTAACACACATTCAGATTCTTAATGAAGAGATAAAAAAGCAAGTTGTTGTacgtttatcatcattataccCTGTTACTGATTTGATGTTGTTAGTTTGTAAGCGAATGTCTCATTCACGAATACAGCAATTAATACCATTTATACCGGTATAGCAAACTGTAAATTACCATTTCAGCGTTAATACGTATATTGAAGGAAATAAACTATTCAAATACCTGCAAACTACTTATACGTGTGATAATATTCATCCACCATGTGCAATACCTACTGCTATTGCATGCACacattatacatatacataaaaCCCTAAATACCTAAGAAATGTACAATATTCATCGAGATAAATGTACGAACTTGAGGTTACTACACACACGATCTTACGATACAAGTCCCTTCCAGAGAATCGAATGTTTTCATAGAAGTTCAGCTCAAATGAATACATGAACCGATCAAAGCGCGGCGATCACACGCTGGGACGATTACATACGGGTAAAATTAGCTGGATCACACCCGAGGCAGATTTGGCACAGACCTGGTCCAAACATTTTGATCAGGCAAAATCTAACCCGAATCAAAGCGACACGGACCTATCAGTGTGAATGGATAATCAGGGTGTGAAAAATGCTCGAGCGATTGCTtgaatcatcagttatgcGCGTACAAGCAGGCATTACCCGGTATTCTGAAATTCACAATTCTCTTGAAGGAAACATACAAGTTCTTACAGAGATTACTCACATGAAAGTACATCTACCATTAATCCAAAAATTGAGGGTTACagataatgtatatatatatatatatataccttacatatatttatgtatacaGATACAATATTACTATAAGTTAAGTTTACTATTTACAGGTGtttttatcagaaaaatgGTTTGAACTGCATTCAGCTAGGGAgcgttttatcaaaatcattcaaaCCATCTTCGTATTAATATTCAAGACCCCTGATTAATGGATAAATGTTCGGTCTGCAAATTGCTTGAAGATCAAATAACTTGCCTTTTCGCAAAGATCACTTTTTAGCACAATTCTTCgagtttatttctatatagCGATCATTCAATATGGCTGGTAATCCTTGCATTTTAAATTCTCATAAAATGGTAACATTCGTAAATCATAAAATCTCTCCTTATTATTGCATTCAATATGCTTCAGTGTTGATGAACCAGTGTGTTTCTAAAGCTGCCAGATTTTGCACTTTTAAAAATATCATGATTTCAATTACCGACTGCACGTCGATGATGATCAGGCGTAGACGTCCAGTATATCAGCAAATACTGCGACGAGTTATATTTAAGCACAGGTCATTCTCGGGTAGCAACacgttttcaaaactttttgacTAGAACAAATATTAAGGTGTTAAATATAAGCAAATGGACACCGGTCGCTGCGctgatcaatttcatttcaaaatacagaCAATACATTATTATACGGTATACAAATTACATGATTAATAATCGGGATGTCAGTATGATCAGTCAGATTCTAGCACCAAGCTTCAAGCCCAGTCAGCAGGCGAGGCtgtttaacaaaaaaattgcaTCTGATCGCGCAAAGATATACTCGTAGCCCGTTCCATCGTCACatattcatacatatataaagCTTATTTGCCACCATTTTTAAATCGTAAATCAATTCTTCTTTCACAAACACGGTATATACTATAGAGATTTTTGAGAACGTTCCGTTGGTAACTAACACAATTCACAGGTCAAATGCACTTTAACGATATAATTTATCACAGTCAGTCGTTAACACTATCTTCAGCTTGTCTCGGTTCTCCAATTCGAGACCGGAGTTTCCTGTAATCGTATTCACAACAACATTTCGAAATGACACCGATTCAAGTGTGATCGGCATCGATTTCCATAGCGAGAAGTTTGGCATTATCAGATTTCAGTTCATACTGGCATTACTGCGTCTTTTAGCTACAATTGCTTCCTACTTTCATTCCTTTCGGTAAGATTTATAAGGACGAATTCCTTCATAGGGATATTGAGATACCGGTATATTTATAATTCTTAAGATCCACGATTTAAACATATTCTATTTTTCCTGTCGATGAAAGACTTGCGGGTATTAAGTGTCGCGTCTCAATACTGCGTTGACACATTCTCTACGTGATAAGCCGATCTCGTACGTGAAAACATTACGATCATGGATGTGTGAACTCGACATGTACGCGTAGTTAAACACCTGCTCAGatcttcatttcatttacaCGATTAAACAGGATCAGTTTTTAAAACGTTAGAAAGCGAATCGCCGGATCGCCGATTTCTTTAGCGCTACCCTAAAAAGGCACGGTCAacatttctaacattttcaataGCATTTCATCAAGCCGcgattttatcaaaaagtgATGGCGTAATTTTTCAGATGTAACTTGCGATGATTGTTGTAGTTGAGCACCACGCGGATAGACTACGCACGTTATAATAAAAACTGTCGTTAAAAGTTGTTGCATTGATGTCGTCATGACGATTGATTATAAGCAGCCATTGAATGTTATTCTTTCGTCATATAGATAATTTCACCGGGCTTGACGAGTAGTAGAGGTTAGTAGTAGTAGTATGCCGAGTAGCGTGGTCTCTTCTACGCAAATGATCTTCGCGATCTTAATATAAGAAATGTTGTCGATATTAACAGCGGCCGCCGGGTGGGCCGCGCTATTCCTAAGAAGCGGGAAGCacaattgaaaaaatcgtcATTCGACTTGTCGTAAAAAATCACAGATTTTTGGTCGTCTCTTCTCGCTATGACGAAACTTATTGAACTAACGACGAAACTTAAAATCatgatgaatattataatgCCGACATATGCCACCAGTCTCTGTATTATATATAGTTTTAAGTATTAACGCAGCTTTCCATGCCTCTATAATCATATTGTTCGAAAGACTTGGTTTGATTTTCACGAAGCTTTTTGTCTTTACACCCGTATTTTTTCGCTTTATTCTCCGCCTTATCCGGTCGTATTTTGTTTTCCGACGTATTTTTCGCGCacgcgcgcaaaaacgaacacacacacacaatatATCATCTCTCGATGCGCAATATCGTTATAACACATTATCGTTTACAAAATGGTCGCCGTCGTTTGGAACTATTTACAAGTAGCAGTGCAAAAATAAACTTTCTCTTATCTGGACTTATTTCTGAGTTCATACGTAAATACAGCAttcatattcttttaataacaACAGTTTCAACAGTTTTGTTTCATGAATTATTCCctgttttagatatttatacacCGATATCGATATATCGTGTTTTCTTATTACACATTTTCTggaatattatcaaatttcttttttaacgacgatttcatcgaatcgcgttatatatattttttggaATGATACGtagatgtttattttttttcaccgATCCGTTGCATACTTAATTCATCGCAATCATCTTTACTAACAACCGATGGACTAGAGAAAAACTGGAAAATAATCGTGACGTTTTTCCGCCCATTTTCAGGAGACATTTAAATCTGTCACGTCGAAcagaaatgaattgaaatttgtggCAGAAGCATTAAATTTCGGTgactagaaaaaaaagattgcATATAATATACAATAATAGCTTAGTATTGCCGGTAACAATCAAAATGCAAAGCTGGATGTAAATAGATAAGATAGCGAAGTCAATAATTTCAGACAAAATcagtaaattgcaataaaatgtcTTGtcataaacaaatttttcttttggaAATCACTGCCACGAGCTGTAAAGATGATTTGGCCGTTATTTTGAGATCACATTCGGCCAGGCACGCATGAATTCTTAATTAAGTATGCAACGAAACCAACGAATACAAATTCATATTCCACACTTTTTTTCATCCCATCAGTTCATGATAAATCTGGCATGTTTCATAAGATTCGACCAGAATGTATTTATCCACTACGCGTGCGCTGTATATAGCCTGAGAGCTTATcacaattatttcattacttcTTACACATTTccttttttaaacatttcaacgATAAAAACAACAGATCTAATCGCAATTTTACCCAGTTCTCGATCGTAACCACCATTTCAACGTAATAAAAATTCCGCAtacgaaaataaaattttggaTATTTCCAATACAACTAAAATGAACTTTCTCATACAATATTCAACTCATGAAGTTGCTATTAGATTCTGATAGCTACCTAGAGATTGGGGTCGTGTTGCTGAAAAGTCGCTCTTACTATTGGCATTTGGTATCGTCAAGTCTCTTCTTATTCGGAGTGACTTTAAAGCAACTGACCCAAGAATGTTTAAATGATGGATGTACGCAATGCCTGTCATACATAAAATGAAGGATACTACAAGTTcgagaaataaaaaatgttttttgtttcTGACCCCGAGCCGATTTCTCGGTAGACTGAATAATGATGATCTACTCGAGCAATCGACGCGCATTCGAAAAGAATATTTGCAAACATTAGCGTTGACTTGAGATGAGACGATCGCGATGacaaacatgaaaaatattacaacaATTACATCGAGCAAAGGAAACGCTAAGAAAAATGCCCAGTTTTTACAACGGCATatcatattctatattctataGTTAGTCGTGTTTTTTGAGATCTTTAGAAAACCAACCTGCGGTGAAGAACTATCATATGATTAGTTATTATCATTAACAAGGTGACACAAacactgaaaaataattcgTGTTCAACTTAAGTCATGAATAGAATAATGACTTTTGATGAAGTAATCATtaactgctgatgattttctatttagcCTAGATAGTATCgccctccctcagcagggattccaACCTGAAGGCATCAAGAGACTCTGACACATGGCATGTTGAAAACCCCAGTCTGATTAATCTGAATGCGCGCTTAGACAATATTGTTATCAGTCAATCAGAAATCATGTTTTTTAGCCCGATTAATTACATCGTACATTGTTACCTATGATATTTACCTCAACGATGATACAACAGGCAATCTGTTTTTGTGTGGTAAACCTGCGCACTCTGGCTAATCAGGCAGAGGTTGAGtctgacacaatatcatcaGGTTTGAAACCCCGCCGAGGGCAGATGAAATAGTCACTGGCTGATCATTTGTAACCTTTCACAATACGTAactgaattttaaaaataattccaGGGCTTACGGCGAATGCTGCTGGCAAAACAATGTGAgcatttctggtgtaacaattGATATGTTTATCACAGATGACAAGTTTTAGTTCTTCTTTACTTTCTAAAAAATTTCCCCTCAATTCTacctttttttttcaaacaatagtaataataatattaagaaATGCATATGCTCTGGAATGAACCGAAGTGATGATAAATATATTCGTTATAACAGCATCAATAATCGCAGTGGATCTCATATATACGTCGTACGCAGCCgagttgagggaggatgtgtgtTAAACTCAACAGCAGTTGAATTCCATTATTAGTAGAATTCCTGATCTTTAAGTAGTAGTTTCATATACGCGGTATCAGCGTCGGCGTGGCTATCCTTCACCGCTGAATGTAGCATACTATCCGGCAACGGGCGCCAATTCCGTCCGAGGCTTTTCGAAATCTATAAAGAGAAATCAGTTCAGATTGGATCGTTTTAGATACACCTATTTTATAtcaagggatcattcatttattatgtacgcataaaatttgaatttttcaacccccctctccccctctgtacgcaaaatcggccattttttcatatacattgaGCAtaacagtacgcaattgcactgacccttcccctaatgcgtacgtaataaatgaatgacccccaaGGTGCAAGGCCATATTTCAGCTTGATCGAGGCTTTGTGCTTTGATCAAAATGACCACCTGTAATATGATATAGGTGTTTCTTTTAAAGCATAACGTAatgaactgggtccagttccacagttctgagttaagatttgaccctgggttaaaacattgaaaatgaactaactttaactcagagttaactctaactcacaactgtggaactggatccagagtttcTGAGACAGGTTCTATAGTAATGAGTTCTGAGCCAGTTCATTCTCAGATAGCACAAGATTTTTCTAAGGATAACTCACAACTGATGGACTGGATCTGGCTCAATCCATTTAGAGTTAAAACCTAACTCACATTACTGAGATCATTTAGGTCGTATTACCTCGTCACGAGCTTGTTGACTAATCTGTCCAACTTGAACCCAAACATCGCTGTCTTCCTGTTCGATCATCGTAGAAATACAACTCTCCGCTAGTTCAAACGTAGACAACTTCGGGCCACGTAACCTGGCGATGGCGACTAAATCATCTTCGGCGAAATCGTATCCTAAAATCAGAGAAAATATTCGATAAATCAAACCAGAATATGGCAGCTTTAATCCAGCTGGGCTGCTTGAGTGTTTAACCCTTTAACTTTAACTTGCTGACAGTTTCATACCCTAAAATACTGGGGCCGGTTgtatagtcatggcttagacttaagaccagtttaagaccaacttagttctatagccaatctaacagcttaagaccagtcttaagatttaagaccacctTTAGACTGAAGTCACGACTGCGCAATTGGGCCCCGGTGATAATTCAAATCATAATATCTTTGAAAATTTCACCCACTGTATATTGCCTATACGACACAGTGCGATGTATGATGGGCAGTACAGTAATATTTACAATGTTTAACAgctgctgccatctttcatcagagattttaaCTAATTAATGACATGGATACACTGCATCGTATGGTAGGATACATGTGGTACACTGTGGCCGGGTATATACATCTCACAGCAGGCGGATGGTACGCGCactgaattttttcaaaatcaaaacttaCCAATCATAGTTAACTTAGTCAAGAGCGGACACTTCCAGGCCAACATTACGAACGGATCTTCATCGGCGTTCGTCTCGTAAACGTTTGCTCGACCTTTAACGAATCCGTCGATTACGTGTAACGTTTCAAACGTTGAACTGTTGTGTTGAGCGATGAAATCGATCGCCGGTATGTTAATCTCCGAACAGAACAACATACGTAGATGAGCTAGAGGCATACTCGGCTGTAGAATATCGAGTAGATGATGAACTCCGTCGATCGAATGAATCAGATTCAGAGTCACGCGTAATTTCGGCGAATAACGAACCGATCGCCACCAGGTGCGATTCGAGATCTTATTACGCGTCGGCGTAGGTTGAATTCCGTGTACGTTAACGATCAGTTTCTCGAGTCCGACGTGGTGATCCCGCATGAACGCTTCCAGCAGTTCGTTAGTGAGGTAGTCGTAATCGATGctcaaatattttaaattcGCCAACGCTTGAAAATGTCCGTAATCGAGGTCGCAAAGGCTATACGAATCGGGGTCTTCTTTGATGCTTGCGATGTGTAGAGACTGTAGTGAATGCGATTGATATTCTGCCAGTAAGTCGAGCACGTAATCGCTGTAACTTACGATCTCTTCTAAACAACCGAACGATACATGCTTCAATCTACGCGAATTCTTTATTATGTTCTCAATTGATCCATGAAATCTGAAATAGAAGATTTATGATCATTATTTTAACCTGTTTTAGGGAAGCCTTCCTTAACAGGTTACACATGAATCACCCACCCGGCGTTTCGcgattgaaaattatattattGACACTAACTTAAGGTTCTCAGTGAAGGATGTAATTGCTAAGGCAATTTCATGGATAGCTATTAGATTACCTggtctaaaataaaatgtaatttttGACAATAAATGATATCATGGCTTAGTGTGCAACCACCTGTGCACCCCATAGGTTTAGTGGTTCGCGTCATGGTAGAGTCTGATGATGTTATAAGACCCAATTCCCTGCTGAGGGAAGAGATTTCAGGGTCAGTGAAGATGCAACTGTTTTTTGTAAGAAGGTAAGCTACCAGAAATCAAAGACTTAAAATGTCTAATTAGTCAGTAAATGGAACCAAGCCCAAGCCAGAAGACTGAGTTCACTCAATGCAGTAACGATGTATTTGACAGCTCAAAGCCACGTGTACATGCCACGTGACCAAAACAATTGTCACGTGCCCACAATAAAAATCATGTGATCAAAATAAACAGCGGCGCTACTTTTGCTCGACATAGAAACAACTCCGTATTACGTGACTGAAACAGCATTTTAAAACTCGGAAAATTATTCTTAAAATTGTTTTAGTGATAATTAGTTTTCTTTAATTCAAAAAGTCGGTTAAAATGAGCTCTAAATTCAAATGCGCAGAAAACAGATTTTTGACGTTTCGACCGAATAACGCAAGAAAATAGTTCAAGTACTTACGTTTCGAGGACGTTTTGCGTGTTTCTTTCGGGCCATTCGATGTGACAATTCGACGGTTTTAACGAAAGCTTCAGTAGGTTTCTATTCTCGGCGAGAATTCCCAGTAATTGCGCGCATTCTTTGACGTCCCACGATGTTTTCGAGCTGAAATCGATGTTCGCCTCGCGGATGAATCGACCACAGTTTTCCGCGAGATGTTTACTTCTACTTCTCGAAGAACCGTCTCTGCTCAGTTTAAACGTAATTCTGGGCCAGAGTAACGGGTGCCACAGACAGTCTCTCCATCTTTTACAACTAGAAACAGCGCTCAGTCTATCTTTCAATGTCAAATAAGACAGTATTTCGACGATAATTATGCTCGGTAATGATGCCCATGAAGTGTCAGCCGCCATGTTTACAAATGTTCTGAAGATCTCGTCACTGCCACGTGACATATAGAGGGCGTtcgatttatttctaaaatgctaaacttttttttcgatttctgCATACTCTTCATATACTTGTAAATATTCCGTtgcaattatttttcttatgaAGACTTCTATCTTGAATTCTAAAttagcaataaaatgaaaGTCAAGTGCGTTCGATTGTCCACACCACCAGCGCCTTTAACGATCTTAATTTGATCAAATCGAATTACATCTATATTTATAATTAAGAGATTGCTTTTTGAtgacagaaaatatcaattatttaaTTAGAAGTAATTAGTAAATCGAACGCGCTGGAGGTGTGTCATCACGTGGCGTTCTAGCCGCGATTTGATTGGTCGATTCTGAGCCCAACCTTCACACTGACACAGTACAAGGTTGAAAGTCGTTGACACTGAAATCATCTCTCTCTCTAGACACCGCCAAATCTTCATCAAAAATGGCCAGTAACAACGGCAAACAACAAGGAGGGTTTGACACCGATTGCATGACATTGACCAGATATGTCCTTGCCGAACAGAGAAAGTTTCCTCACGCCACTGGTGACCTgacacaactgttgaacgcAATAATGACTGCTGTCAAATCAGTTTCTTCAGCTGTGCGAAAAGCTGGTATTGCAGCTCTGTAAGTATAGGTTTATATTTGAAGAAGGGGACATCTTAAATGCACACactttacagaatcaaaatcgGTCAAACGGTCCAAAAGTTATGgtagaaatttaatttttggGTACCGCTTCGGTTGTAAAGTAGGCTAACCGCTAAGCATTGGATTAGTgtgtaaaagtgcagatctgcACCTCTCAGTCTCCGCACACCtcttaaatatcattgtttcagattcaaaatgtcatcagcaattcagtacattgccattggttaattttaagttttcttcactagaaagattttagcctggattctgtcattcagcTGATTGCATCAATCaagagaggtgcggatctgcactttcaCCCATCTACATGAACTTGTATCTGTGTAAATTGTAGGCCTATTCACTTTCAAGAATCAAGCTCTGTTTTATCTGtggtttaatgtttttaacaGATTCGGTATCTCTGGAGACACAAATGTTCAAGGTGAGGAAGTGAAGAAATTAGACGTACTCGCTAATGACTTGTTTATAAACATGTTGAAAGCGTCGTTTACCGTGTGTCTGATGGTCTCCGAGGAGAATGAAACTATAATCGAAGTTGAAACTGAACGCCAGGTAGGCGATGGAGATAATAGTCATAAGGTATGTATAAACTTGGGCTACAACACAATTATGATGAATACCGGAATTCCCgatcaaatgataataaataaagTCCTCGAAAGTATTTCACATTGTATCTTGGATAACACAACTTAAAATACTATCGAAGTAAAGAAATGATAGGATTGTTAAAATTGTAGAATATTTCTGTTGAGCGCAGGctgattttataaaatatgactGATTATAGCCCAGGTGATGTACATATATAAATCTGTTGTACTGGATGtgtatttatttctaaagctttttgatttatattcatGGTCAAATCATTTTAACCTTTTTACTCCTCAAATATTCATGAGCTTTATATTGTTCAGCTTGTTCCTTTTTGCACTTCTAATTTAACAGATTGATTGCCTAATAGCTTTCATTTTAAAGTAGCTATAATTTGCTTATTCATCAACCAAGAATTGTACATTTGTAATAAAGAACTTCTTTCtaacaaatgaatttagtgAGGTTTTGAGTTAAGATGCATCTCACGTATAGATTTCATGTTGATGTCttatttttttattgtgtCCATAAAAGCTTCAGAATTTGAATAGTTAAAGAACAGTTAAATGAAAGAGTGTGATTAGTTTGCAGTGTAACAGATTGATCAAGATAGAATAAACAGCATGTTGTATTTCCCAAACCTTAAATTAATCCGCATGCAATATGTATTTTATAGTAAAGCaatatgttgttcattagttaGTTTACTACATAGGTctgatttcataaaaatttaCCACAGAAT is a genomic window of Tubulanus polymorphus chromosome 5, tnTubPoly1.2, whole genome shotgun sequence containing:
- the LOC141904919 gene encoding F-box only protein 33-like, which gives rise to MAADTSWASLPSIIIVEILSYLTLKDRLSAVSSCKRWRDCLWHPLLWPRITFKLSRDGSSRSRSKHLAENCGRFIREANIDFSSKTSWDVKECAQLLGILAENRNLLKLSLKPSNCHIEWPERNTQNVLETFHGSIENIIKNSRRLKHVSFGCLEEIVSYSDYVLDLLAEYQSHSLQSLHIASIKEDPDSYSLCDLDYGHFQALANLKYLSIDYDYLTNELLEAFMRDHHVGLEKLIVNVHGIQPTPTRNKISNRTWWRSVRYSPKLRVTLNLIHSIDGVHHLLDILQPSMPLAHLRMLFCSEINIPAIDFIAQHNSSTFETLHVIDGFVKGRANVYETNADEDPFVMLAWKCPLLTKLTMIGYDFAEDDLVAIARLRGPKLSTFELAESCISTMIEQEDSDVWVQVGQISQQARDEISKSLGRNWRPLPDSMLHSAVKDSHADADTAYMKLLLKDQEFY